In a single window of the Bacteroidota bacterium genome:
- a CDS encoding exopolyphosphatase: protein MKFAAIDIGSNAARLLIGNVYERAEGPVFKKADLVRIPIRLGDDAFLHKEISAAKTEKLLLAMKAFRHLIDFYEVTALKACATSAMREARNSADVVKRIQRETGLNIEVIDGRTEAEIIYANHIAEHLAPGHDYLYIDVGGGSTELTLFSKNRIVASRSFNIGTIRLLNNLVSKEQWNEFRDWVKQTTADYHPLSAIGSGGNINKIFKMSRKKQNRPLSYAKLKEQHEFVESFSLKERIEVLGLNPDRADVIVPAGKIFLTVMKAAGIDDIYVPQIGMADGLIHLLYENHRSPGVKKALVFSE, encoded by the coding sequence TTGAAATTCGCCGCAATTGATATAGGTTCCAACGCTGCACGCCTGCTCATTGGCAACGTGTATGAGCGTGCCGAGGGCCCCGTGTTTAAAAAAGCTGATCTGGTTCGCATTCCCATCCGACTGGGCGATGATGCGTTTTTGCACAAAGAAATTTCAGCAGCCAAAACAGAAAAACTGTTGCTGGCCATGAAAGCGTTCAGGCACCTCATTGATTTTTACGAAGTAACCGCCCTCAAAGCCTGCGCCACATCCGCCATGCGCGAGGCACGCAACTCGGCCGATGTGGTGAAACGCATACAACGCGAAACCGGGCTGAACATTGAAGTAATTGACGGCCGCACCGAGGCCGAAATTATTTACGCCAATCACATTGCCGAACATCTCGCCCCGGGTCACGACTACCTTTATATCGACGTGGGCGGCGGAAGCACAGAACTTACGCTGTTTTCGAAAAACCGCATTGTGGCTTCGCGCTCATTCAACATCGGCACCATTCGTTTACTCAACAACCTCGTTTCAAAAGAACAATGGAACGAGTTCCGCGACTGGGTAAAACAAACCACAGCCGATTACCATCCCCTCTCGGCCATTGGCTCTGGCGGCAACATCAACAAAATTTTTAAGATGAGCCGCAAGAAACAGAACCGCCCGCTTTCCTACGCCAAACTCAAGGAGCAGCACGAGTTTGTGGAGTCGTTCAGCCTTAAGGAACGTATTGAAGTACTCGGCCTCAACCCCGACCGCGCCGATGTAATTGTGCCGGCAGGTAAAATATTCTTAACCGTAATGAAGGCTGCCGGTATTGATGATATTTATGTACCGCAAATTGGTATGGCCGACGGACTGATTCATCTGCTGTACGAAAATCATCGTTCGCCGGGTGTGAAAAAGGCATTGGTGTTTAGTGAATGA
- a CDS encoding ATP-binding protein: MALIKDSSPFYSGRPLPHELFTGRDEQIRLIERSLKQVAVGKQQAVFLTGEFGIGKSSLAHATRYIAESKHDLIGIHVMLGGTKTLDDLSERTLEYALRNEAYKPRNTERVRDMLSKYIGQQSVLGINLNFDQLKADAPTLSRGFLPFLKELYKRAKGDGVKGVYLILDEVNGITPNPDFAHFVKTLVDGNALSADPLPLFLLLCGVRERRDEMVAHHKPVDRIFDIIDVQALSERETNEFYIKTFSSVGYTINERALSLLFFYAQGFPRAINLIGDNIFWKATQRHIDYEVALYGVIAAANEIGAKFIDSQVLKTIESADYKSILRKIIKNTAVNEMAINKKDILPLLSPDENNKFNNFMQKLKKLAVLRSGIEQGEYIFNDRLTRLYLSMKFYSGNL; the protein is encoded by the coding sequence ATGGCATTAATAAAAGATAGCAGCCCATTTTACAGTGGCCGGCCACTTCCTCATGAATTGTTTACCGGACGAGACGAGCAAATTCGCCTTATCGAACGTTCGTTAAAACAGGTGGCTGTTGGTAAACAACAAGCTGTTTTTTTAACCGGAGAGTTCGGAATAGGCAAATCTTCGTTAGCACACGCCACTCGTTATATTGCAGAGTCTAAGCATGATTTAATTGGCATTCATGTAATGCTGGGAGGAACCAAAACACTTGACGATCTTTCTGAACGAACTCTTGAATACGCACTTCGAAATGAAGCATACAAGCCAAGAAATACAGAGCGCGTCAGAGATATGTTATCAAAATATATTGGTCAACAATCTGTTTTAGGCATAAACCTAAACTTTGACCAACTTAAGGCCGATGCGCCAACCCTGTCAAGAGGGTTTTTGCCCTTTCTGAAAGAGCTGTACAAGCGTGCAAAAGGAGATGGTGTAAAAGGGGTGTATCTGATTCTTGATGAGGTGAATGGTATAACCCCAAACCCTGATTTTGCACACTTCGTGAAAACTCTTGTTGATGGAAATGCGTTAAGCGCAGACCCGCTGCCATTATTTTTATTGTTGTGTGGCGTAAGAGAAAGGAGAGATGAAATGGTTGCGCACCACAAACCTGTGGACAGGATATTCGACATTATTGATGTACAGGCTTTGAGCGAGCGTGAAACAAACGAGTTTTATATCAAAACCTTTTCGAGCGTAGGTTATACAATTAATGAAAGAGCTTTAAGTCTTCTGTTTTTTTACGCTCAGGGGTTTCCAAGAGCCATCAATCTTATTGGCGATAATATTTTTTGGAAGGCGACACAGCGACATATTGATTATGAAGTTGCCTTGTATGGCGTAATTGCTGCGGCCAATGAAATTGGTGCTAAATTTATTGACAGCCAAGTACTAAAGACTATCGAAAGTGCTGACTATAAAAGTATTTTAAGAAAAATTATTAAAAACACTGCGGTGAACGAAATGGCGATCAACAAGAAAGATATTCTGCCTCTTCTCTCGCCCGACGAGAATAATAAATTCAATAACTTCATGCAAAAGTTAAAAAAACTTGCCGTGCTTCGTTCCGGGATTGAGCAGGGTGAGTATATTTTTAACGACCGGCTCACCCGGTTATACTTAAGTATGAAGTTTTATTCCGGAAATCTATGA
- a CDS encoding 1-acyl-sn-glycerol-3-phosphate acyltransferase has translation MILLRILRVLFGIYAICIFLASLFVFPLLHALVFLLFSEKKAPHIAHRRISRVWAYYLHFFFFQPIRVKNREVLDPEKAYVFIANHRSQLDIPLFAVACKNTFRFLAKAELTKVPLMGYVIKKLYITVNRKDATDRNRSIEKMKRSIDDGISVFICPEGTRNRKEEPIVSEFRDGAFRLAILAQQPLAVLTVYNTGDKLHPNRPFEMSPGAIYAKWSEPIDTRGLTVEDIPALRERVHRQMTEDIRRFRETGQW, from the coding sequence ATGATTCTTCTCCGCATACTCCGCGTTCTGTTTGGGATCTATGCCATTTGCATATTCCTTGCCTCGCTGTTTGTTTTTCCGCTGTTGCATGCGCTGGTATTTTTGCTTTTCAGCGAGAAGAAAGCGCCGCATATTGCACACCGCCGCATATCGCGGGTGTGGGCTTACTACCTGCATTTCTTCTTCTTTCAACCCATACGCGTAAAAAACCGCGAAGTGCTTGATCCTGAAAAAGCCTACGTGTTTATTGCCAACCACCGCTCACAATTAGATATTCCGCTTTTTGCCGTAGCCTGCAAAAACACATTCCGCTTTCTGGCGAAGGCCGAACTTACCAAAGTACCGCTGATGGGTTATGTAATTAAAAAACTTTACATCACCGTAAATCGCAAAGATGCCACCGACCGCAACCGGAGCATTGAGAAAATGAAACGTTCGATCGACGACGGCATTTCAGTATTCATTTGCCCCGAAGGCACACGCAACCGCAAGGAAGAACCCATTGTGTCTGAATTCCGCGATGGGGCTTTCCGCCTGGCCATTCTTGCGCAACAGCCGCTGGCTGTGCTTACAGTGTATAACACCGGCGACAAGCTGCATCCCAACCGCCCGTTTGAAATGTCGCCCGGAGCGATATATGCAAAATGGAGTGAGCCCATTGATACACGCGGCTTAACGGTTGAAGATATACCCGCACTGCGCGAACGCGTGCACCGGCAAATGACCGAAGACATACGCCGTTTCAGGGAAACCGGCCAATGGTAA